A window from Brachyhypopomus gauderio isolate BG-103 chromosome 6, BGAUD_0.2, whole genome shotgun sequence encodes these proteins:
- the gpr146 gene encoding G-protein coupled receptor 146 — MWSCRVSNETGGAVEAELCQDLGLVLSVLSLFYLIVCFPLSLCYNALLVAVNLSNKVSMTMPDVYFVNMAIAGLVLNLVAPVELLGPGFTRWPAWEYDDEVYITLLILFNVSSLVIMYSTTLLSLDYYIERALPRTYMSSVYNTKHVCGFIWGGAVLTSFSSLLFYVCNHVSAKIMECSKMQNREAADAIMLLIGYAVPAVAVLYASTLILRIRKQATPLDQDSARLDPSTHRLLLVCVCVQFALWTPYYASLLVLTLTEAPTGRTAGTRQTTAYAFLCGVAQVLAFCSSLAMPLLYRQMNHSFSHRLQRLLKRLHCADRTCPHERTAAVQQVVT; from the coding sequence ATGTGGAGCTGCAGGGTGTCCAACGAGACGGGAGGGGcggtggaggcggagctgtGTCAGGACCTGGGTCTCGTCCTGTCTGTCCTGTCCCTCTTCTACCTCATCGTGTGTTTCCCGCTCAGCCTGTGCTACAACGCCCTGCTGGTGGCCGTCAACCTCTCCAACAAGGTGTCCATGACCATGCCGGACGTTTACTTCGTCAACATGGCCATCGCCGGGCTGGTGCTGAACCTGGTGGCACCCGTCGAGCTCCTGGGCCCCGGCTTTACACGCTGGCCCGCCTGGGAGTATGACGACGAAGTCTACAtcaccctcctcatcctcttcaaCGTGTCCTCGCTGGTGATCATGTACTCCACCACTCTGCTCAGCCTGGACTACTACATCGAGCGCGCCCTACCCCGCACCTACATGTCCAGCGTCTACAACACCAAGCACGTGTGCGGCTTCATCTGGGGCGGCGCTGTGCTCACTAGCTTCTCCTCGCTGCTCTTCTACGTGTGCAACCACGTGTCGGCCAAGATCATGGAGTGCTCCAAGATGCAGAACCGCGAGGCGGCCGACGCCATCATGCTGCTCATCGGCTACGCCGTGCCCGCCGTGGCCGTCCTCTACGCCTCCACCCTCATCCTGCGCATCCGTAAGCAGGCCACGCCCCTGGACCAGGACTCCGCCCGGCTGGACCCCTCTACCCACAGGCTCCTGCTGGTCTGCGTGTGCGTTCAGTTCGCGCTGTGGACGCCCTACTACGCCAGCCTGCTGGTGCTGACGCTGACGGAGGCGCCCACGGGGCGCACTGCCGGCACGCGCCAGACCACGGCCTATGCCTTCCTGTGCGGCGTGGCGCAGGTCTTGGCCTTCTGCAGCAGTCTGGCCATGCCCCTCCTCTACCGCCAGATGAACCACAGCTTCTCTCACAGGCTGCAGCGCCTGCTGAAGCGTCTGCACTGCGCCGACCGCACGTGCCCTCACGAGCGCACCGCCGCCGTGCAGCAGGTCGTCACGTGA